The window TCATCCCCTGTCAGTGTGTATCTAATGTAAATGCCCGTCCCTAATGCTGTCAAGAGCatggaatggatggatggacaccTGAAAgcacacccagtgttttctgAGCCTCCCTCTTGCCCCCGGGACACCATCTCTCCCTGGCCACCCTCCTTCACGTGGCTGCATGTCTCTGCCCCAGCCTCCGCAGGGCCTCCTTCACGTCCTTGTTCCGTAGACTGTAGATGAGGGGGTTCAGCATTGGGATGACCAGGGTGTAGGAAATGGACATTACCTTTCCCTGCTCCAAGGAATCCACACCTCCTGGCTGGGCATAAATGACAAACGCGGTCCCATAAAACAGGGAGACTGCAGTCAAGTGGGAGCCACAGGTGGAGAAGACCTTCCGTCGCCCGGCCGCAGAGCGCATCTTCAGGACAGTCATGGTGATGAAGCTGTAGGACACCAGGATCACGAATGTGGTGCCCACAGCGATGCACCCACAGAGTCCAAACATGACTAGCTCATTGAGGGTTGTGTCCGTGCAGGCGAGCTGGAGCAGTGGGGGCAcatcacagaagaagtggttgaTCCGGTGGGAGCTGCAGAACGGGAGACGGAACGTGAAGCTGGTCTGCACGATGGAGTTGAGGCAGCCTCCACAGTAGGAGCTCAGCACCAGACAGGTGCAGGTCAAAGGGCGCATGGTGATGGGGTAGTGCAGGGGGCTGCAGATGGCCAtgaagcggtcataggccatgacgGCCAGCAGGAAAGCCTCAGTGCTACCCAGagagaagaacaaaaaaaacTGGGAGGCACAGCCCATGAGGGTGATGATCTTGGTGGAGGAGAAGAAGTTGGCGAGGGCATTGGGAGTGATGACGGACGAGTAGCACAGGTCCAGGAAGGACAGGTTcttgaggaagaagtacatgggggagTGGAGGTGGGCATCCAGGGTGATGACCACGATCATGGTGAGGTTCCCCAGGATGGTGACCACGTACAGGGCCAGGAACACCACAAAGAGCAGGGCCTGGGTCTCAGGGCCACCCTCAAATCCCACCAGCACAAACTCCTGCTGGGAGACCCCGGAGAGGTTTCCAGTTGTGTGGGGTGGCATGGCCCTGAGCCCAGACATGGGGGGCAGAGGGAAGGCCAGAGGCAGCAGGAGGGAGAAAGTCACAGTTGGATGCTCCCCCATCCCTCTGGGGCACAGGGACCATCGGTGCACACTGCTCACTGCCCTGGAGGGACAACAGTGACTATTCTACTTCAGATGGGCTCAGGTGACCTGAAAGGTGACATTTATTCTGATTAATTAGATCATGCATATGCACTGGGTCCTCACTGCAGGGGAGTCTGATATGTTGCTCTGTGGGTGCAGAGATGCCTTGTAGATCTTTCATAAGGACCGTGTTTAAACCTTCCTCACCTTCCTTCTGACCTAAAGGTCCTCCAGTCCCCATAGGGGATTCTGACTCCTTGGCTTGAACATGGATCTCATCTTGCTCTTTCTGTGTCTTATTTTACTCTTTACTAACTCCAGCAATGTCTGCAGAGTGCCTATTTTGCTCCAGGCATTTACTGGGTGACCATGTATAAGGCCAGGCTGAACGCACTGCAGGATTGCTCTCACGAGGTTAAGTCAATGTTCTCTGTCTGTCAATCTGTCTGTTTCTCCTGCAGAACTCTGAGCACCACCTCGTTATCTCTGGCTCTGTTCCTGAGCATGGTGGCACTGCAGTAGTGAGCTCTCTGCATCCTGGTGGACCTTGGGGTGCTTCCACCATGTCCAGGTGTTGGACAGCTCATGGGGAAGGAGCTGGCTCCCCCTGCTCTGAGCAGCAGGAAGGGGAGCTGTGGCACTCACTGAGGATGGCATGCCCTCCCCTTGTTCTATCCATCAGCCATTCCCACGCACTTCAGCATTCCCCTCTGCCCTGGGGGCTTTagtcagcccccccccccaccccgttcCTTCCAGTAACAAGTGTCTCTCTTCTGCCTAGTCCCATCTGCACTCTACTGACATTTTCCTCCCATGACTTGTCACGGCATAGACCACACTGGAGGGCCATGAGGGGCTCTGGGTACTGCAAAACAGGCTGGATCCCCATCCCCCCATGGAATCTAGCAGGAATGTGGAGGGAATCACATCCCCCAGGGATTGGGTGAAGGAT of the Choloepus didactylus isolate mChoDid1 chromosome 9, mChoDid1.pri, whole genome shotgun sequence genome contains:
- the LOC119544642 gene encoding olfactory receptor 12-like; its protein translation is MPPHTTGNLSGVSQQEFVLVGFEGGPETQALLFVVFLALYVVTILGNLTMIVVITLDAHLHSPMYFFLKNLSFLDLCYSSVITPNALANFFSSTKIITLMGCASQFFLFFSLGSTEAFLLAVMAYDRFMAICSPLHYPITMRPLTCTCLVLSSYCGGCLNSIVQTSFTFRLPFCSSHRINHFFCDVPPLLQLACTDTTLNELVMFGLCGCIAVGTTFVILVSYSFITMTVLKMRSAAGRRKVFSTCGSHLTAVSLFYGTAFVIYAQPGGVDSLEQGKVMSISYTLVIPMLNPLIYSLRNKDVKEALRRLGQRHAAT